The Fibrobacter sp. UWP2 genomic sequence CCGAGATGCTCGCCTTGCCGGCACAACCGGCGAGGAGCAACGAAACCATTATAACCGCAACAAGCCTAACCATATAAAAACGACATCATTACTCGAAGTCATACATGCTGTTGTACGTATTCTCGAGGACTTCGTCCTCCTTGCTCTTGACTTCGGCCTTCTTTTCTTCGGGCTTCTTGCTCAACGACTCGTAGTACTGCGCCGAGAGCTTGTCGATGTGTTCCTGGCTCTGCTGGACGCGTTTGCGTAGGCGTTCCAATTCTTGGTCGGTATTGCTGCGCCGGTTGTTCAAAACCACCGAAGCCTGCTTGCCCCACGGGGTATTCCAGTACTTTTGCTGCAACACCTTGTAGGCGGCCTTCGCGCTATCCAGCAATTCGGGATTCATTTGGAAATAGACGGCCTTCATGTAAAGCGCCTGCGCCCCCGCCTCGGTCTCGGGGTATTCCTGGTACAGGCTGTCAAAGGCGGCAAAGGCGGTCGCATACGCAGAGTCCACCTGCTCCATTTGATCGAGCGGCGTCTCGGCGGCAATAGTCCAAAGGCTCTCGGCCTGCATGTAGCGTTCCTTCGCCTTGTCTTCGGGCGTCTGGACGGTCACGCGCATGCCCAAGTTGATTTGAGCCTGCTTGGCGTACTCGGTATTGGGGTACTTCTCGATAACCTCTTTGTACAGTTCCTCGGCCTTGTCCTCGTCGCCCTTGAACTCGTCGTAAATAAAGGCGCGCGCATAGGTGGCCCGCAGCACCTTCACAGAATCGCCAGATTTGTCGATGACCTCGTCCAGGCGCTTGATGGCACTGTCGACTTCCGAAAGTTTGAACAAGAAGAGTTCGGCAATGCGGAATTCGTTGCTAAAGAAGCTGTTGAGGTTGGGGATGGAATCTTTTTTGAGGTCGGCGTCGTTCGCGCTGCGCATGGCGAGCAACTGCTTTAAGGCTTCGCGGCGTTCGCGGCTCATGCGGCCGTATTCGCTGATGGAGCGCGAAATAAAGCTGCTGTCGTAATAGATGACCGCCTGCTCGTAGTTCATGGTCTTGGTCTGTTCGTAGTCACCCAGGTTAAAGTAACTGCGGCTCGCCACCGTCGAGCGCGGGTAGTCGGAATTCACCTTTTGGAACACGATGAACGCGTCGGCAACGCGTCCCGCCATCATAGTGATTTCACCTATGCGTACCAGGTACTCGGGATGTTGTTTTTCAAACTCTTCGTTTTTAAAGAGCGCCTTGTACTCGTCGGCGGCCTTCAAATATTCCTTGCGGTTCACCAGGCACTCGGCGGCCTGCTCGGCTGCGGTCTGGCGTTCGCGCACATTCAACAGCTTGATTTCTTCGGCGGTGTAATGCTCCCTGGACTTGTCCCAGTTCTCCTTTTTATAATAGAGGCCCGCCAAGCGGAAATGCGCCTTGCCGCGCATAAACGGAGTGCCCGAGGTATCGGCCAGCACGGCCTCCAAGGCGGCAATGGCCTGGTCCGGGAATTCGCCCTGTTCGTCCAAAAGCGAAAGCAGGTTCAAGCCCTGGAAGTAATACGGGTGCGACTTGTCCGAAATGACAGGTTCCAACGCAAAACGGCTGATATTGTATTCGAGGTTGCGGTAAAGGCAGTAGGCGCGCTGGTACTCGACCGCCCGCATGGAGTCGTAGTCGGCAAAGTAACGTTCGTATTCGTCGTACTTGGTAATGGCCTTCGCCCACTCGCCCTTGTGGCGGAACGATTCGCCAATGAGGAACACGGCCTCGGCGGTGCGCTTTTTGTTTTTGGGGAAGCGTTCCAGAACGCGGCTTCCCTTCTCGATCACCTTGTCGTACTTCATCCGCTCTTCGCTGCTCGGGGTCGAGGCGGTTTCGTCGGGAACGCTATCGAGCCTGGCGGTACGGAGTTCGCCCGCCTCGTCGTAAAGGCGCTCGGCATTGAACATGTGGTTCAGGTACGCACAGCAAGTGCAGCCCTCGAACAGGAAGGCGGCTAAAACGAGCAAGGCATACACCATGTAGCGGGCGCGGAACATGTGAATAAAGATACAAAATAGTTACGCCCTGGGGCTAGTTACTGGTTAATAGTTACTAGGAACTCAGAACTAGCCATCTTGATAAACGCGATACCACGACGCCTAGTACTCGTTCAAGTAGGGGATATAATCGCAAAGTTTGAGGCCTGCAGGGAGCGCTTCCTTGTCGAAGCGGACCATGCGGACTTCGGCGGGCTTGCCCACAAAACGCGCCAGGATCTCGAAATTGTCCTGAGTTTCCCAGACGGCGGCGTCAATCACGTTGCCGTCGCCACAGTCGGTTTCGCCCGTGCTGTTGCCAATGCCCGAAATGCGGGAGTTCTGCTTGAGCAGGCGCGTAAAGATTTCGGGGGCAACTCCCAGGTGGTGCGAACCCGAGGACGAATCAAAAACCGACACGTGTACCTCGCGGAAGTGATTGAGCGAATCGAACACGACCGTGTAGGTGTGCTTGTACGGGTCGACGTAGAAGGATTCTTGCCAAACGTTTGTTTTGACCGGGCGGAAGTTGCCCACGGCATAGCTCTTGAAAAATTCGCCCGGGGTCGCACCATAACGAACAAGGTAATGCCCGAGCATGGTGGTAAAGTCGTGCTTGGTCGCAGGACCCATGGCAACGCGGAGGCTGTCGACCGCGCGGTTCAGGTCGTCGGCCAGGCCGTTGTTCTTGGCAACAGGGACAGGCTTGGTGACGCTCGCCTCTTGAATGCGCTGCTGAATATCGGGATAGTCGGGATCGCGGGCGGCGATTTCGCGGAACTGCGTGCGGGCGCGTTCAAAATCACGGCCCTTCATGTAGGCAAGCCCAAGGGCTTCGCGAAGCGGCATGTTCTCGGGGTATTTTTCGACCAGCGGTTCCAAAATTTCGCAAGCCACCTGGGCTCGGTCCCGCGGGGATAACGCCACCCCGGTGCCCGGACCCGGAGGCGACTTTTCGCCCAGCGACGCCACAGCAGCATTCGCCTTTTCAAAATCGGGGCGGAACGCCAAAATACGACGGTAGATTTTTTCGGCGGCGTCAAAGCGACCCTGGTACTCCATGAGGAAGCCCTGCAGCAAAAGCAGTTCGGCATCGGCCGGGTACTGCGAGAGCGCGTATTCTACAAGAGCCGTGCAGCTATCGATGACGCCCTGGTCGTGGTACAGCTGCGCCAGCAGTTCGTAAGCCCGCGGGTCGGAACCCGCCGAGAGGCTCACCGCCGTGCGGCACTCCGCCGAGGCCTGCGCCAAGCGGGAATTGGCAAAAAGGAGCTTTGCATACCAGAGGCGCGTCTCGTAAAGGACGGGAGCCTTTTCGCTCGCGATGCGCGCCATTTCTAAAGCCGACGAGGAATTGCCCGAGAGGTAAGCCTTGCGGCTGTCAAGGTAAACCGAGAGCCCGGAATTGGGGAACAACCCTTGGAGCTTGCCCACCAAGAGCGCGAGGCGTTCGCGCTGCAAATCGTCGAGGTCGGGAATTTCGAACAAAGTATTCACCTCGCCCCACATGGCCATGGGAACATCGGGGTAAACCAGCACAATGGCGTCAAAAATCTCGTAGGCGGCCTGGGCGTTGCCACCACGGGCAAGTTCTACCGCCCGTCGCAGTTCAGCCTGCGTTTGTACCGGGAGTTTCACCACACCGGCATCCAGGTCGGGGGCATCGCCGCGCTGCACGGAGCTCCCCGCCGGGAGTCCAAAGGGAATAGCCTCCACCGAAATCTTGGCCGGACCAAATTCCTCGTAAAGGCGGAATGCGCCAAAAGCGATGAGCGCTCCCACACAGAGTGTCAAGAACAGGTAGGCAGCCTTGCGCGCCACGACCGTAGAGGTAGCCATTAGAGCTCCAAAAAGTCAGAGAGTTTTTCTTTGTGTTCCTTGCTCTTTTGCAAGCGACGTAAAGTCTTGTTCTTAATCTGGCGCACGCGTTCACGGCTCAGGCGCAAGTCTTCGCCAATATCCTTGAGCGTGGTATCTTCGACCGTGTCCAGTCCGTAGAACATGCGGAGGATTTCCTCTTCGCGGCGAGGGAGCGAGGCCAAGGTCTCTTGGATGAGTTTTTTGCGTTCCTCTTTCTCCATGTCGTCGTCCTGGTTGCCGTCGGAGCCGAGCACGTCCATGAGGGTGCTCACGGAGTCGGCGGAACTGCCGGCGTCGT encodes the following:
- a CDS encoding tetratricopeptide repeat protein, with product MFRARYMVYALLVLAAFLFEGCTCCAYLNHMFNAERLYDEAGELRTARLDSVPDETASTPSSEERMKYDKVIEKGSRVLERFPKNKKRTAEAVFLIGESFRHKGEWAKAITKYDEYERYFADYDSMRAVEYQRAYCLYRNLEYNISRFALEPVISDKSHPYYFQGLNLLSLLDEQGEFPDQAIAALEAVLADTSGTPFMRGKAHFRLAGLYYKKENWDKSREHYTAEEIKLLNVRERQTAAEQAAECLVNRKEYLKAADEYKALFKNEEFEKQHPEYLVRIGEITMMAGRVADAFIVFQKVNSDYPRSTVASRSYFNLGDYEQTKTMNYEQAVIYYDSSFISRSISEYGRMSRERREALKQLLAMRSANDADLKKDSIPNLNSFFSNEFRIAELFLFKLSEVDSAIKRLDEVIDKSGDSVKVLRATYARAFIYDEFKGDEDKAEELYKEVIEKYPNTEYAKQAQINLGMRVTVQTPEDKAKERYMQAESLWTIAAETPLDQMEQVDSAYATAFAAFDSLYQEYPETEAGAQALYMKAVYFQMNPELLDSAKAAYKVLQQKYWNTPWGKQASVVLNNRRSNTDQELERLRKRVQQSQEHIDKLSAQYYESLSKKPEEKKAEVKSKEDEVLENTYNSMYDFE
- a CDS encoding lipopolysaccharide assembly protein LapB, which translates into the protein MATSTVVARKAAYLFLTLCVGALIAFGAFRLYEEFGPAKISVEAIPFGLPAGSSVQRGDAPDLDAGVVKLPVQTQAELRRAVELARGGNAQAAYEIFDAIVLVYPDVPMAMWGEVNTLFEIPDLDDLQRERLALLVGKLQGLFPNSGLSVYLDSRKAYLSGNSSSALEMARIASEKAPVLYETRLWYAKLLFANSRLAQASAECRTAVSLSAGSDPRAYELLAQLYHDQGVIDSCTALVEYALSQYPADAELLLLQGFLMEYQGRFDAAEKIYRRILAFRPDFEKANAAVASLGEKSPPGPGTGVALSPRDRAQVACEILEPLVEKYPENMPLREALGLAYMKGRDFERARTQFREIAARDPDYPDIQQRIQEASVTKPVPVAKNNGLADDLNRAVDSLRVAMGPATKHDFTTMLGHYLVRYGATPGEFFKSYAVGNFRPVKTNVWQESFYVDPYKHTYTVVFDSLNHFREVHVSVFDSSSGSHHLGVAPEIFTRLLKQNSRISGIGNSTGETDCGDGNVIDAAVWETQDNFEILARFVGKPAEVRMVRFDKEALPAGLKLCDYIPYLNEY